The Lepisosteus oculatus isolate fLepOcu1 chromosome 4, fLepOcu1.hap2, whole genome shotgun sequence genome window below encodes:
- the LOC138238418 gene encoding serine/threonine-protein kinase pim-3-like isoform X1, whose product MNSNSLFRLDSSDGSLAGASSIPRENGRQESREGRRTKSSRSSEKKCGRSKRKMGESMEQDISCKRMKDSHGGHISACETISLSGSQSLVSESHEAGSEPPPAQDTPKRTPDPQCRESFDRLYMETYMLGAGGYGSVYAGFRKEDGLPVAVKHVPMNKVKWTQVKLEDKVSHFPLELVLLLIVGDDPVYPGVIKLLDWFELPDEYLLVQERPEPCQDLFAFTEERGGFLEEAEAQNFLQQLVNTLQHCHQRGVLHRDVKAENILVQIDTKRLKLLDFGCGCILNDSAKKHFRGTAEYTPPEWLRYGKYHGVPMTVWSLGIVLYDMICGDLPFKTDGDILKGVLHFPRGISKECRNLIRCCLARRPENRPSLEQILLHPWMA is encoded by the exons GATCCTTGGCAGGAGCTTCTTCCATACCGAGAGAGAATGGCAGACAGGAGAGCAGGGAGGGAAGAAGAACCAAGAGCAGCAGGAGCTCAGAAAAAAAGTGTGGCAGGTCAAAAAGAAAGATGGGTGAAAGCATGGAGCAAGATATCAGTTGTAAAAGGATGAAGGATTCACATGGAGGACACATTTCAGCATGTGAGACAATATCGCTTTCTGGCTCACAGAGTCTAGTCAGCGAAAGTCATGAGGCAGGTAGTGAACCTCCTCCTGCCCAGGACACTCCTAAGAGAACACCAGACCCACAATGTAGAG aaagttTTGACCGACTTTATATGGAAACATACATGTTAGGAGCTGGTGGATATGGCTCAGTCTATGCTGGATTCAGAAAAGAAGATGGACTTCCG GTGGCAGTAAAACATGTTCCAATGAATAAAGTGAAATGGACTCAGGTT aaactTGAGGATAAGgtgtcacatttccccctggaGCTGGTCCTGCTGTTGATAGTTGGCGATGACCCAGTGTACCCTGGAGTGATCAAACTGCTGGACTGGTTTGAGCTACCTGATGAGTATTTGCTGGTTCAGGAGCGGCCCGAGCCCTGCCAGGACCTTTTTGCCTTCACTGAGGAGCGGGGTGGCTTCTTGGAGGAGGCCGAAGCCCAGAActtcctgcagcagctggtCAACACCCTGCAGCACTGCCACCAGCGTGGAGTCCTGCACAGAGATGTCAAGGCAGAGAATATCCTTGTTCAGATAGACACCAAGAGGCTGAAATTGCTGGACTTTGGCTGTGGCTGTATTCTGAATGACTCTGCCAAAAAACATTTCCGAG GAACAGCTGAATACACACCTCCTGAGTGGCTTCGTTATGGAAAGTACCACGGTGTCCCAATGACTGTCTGGTCCCTAGGAATTGTACTTTATGACATGATCTGCGGAGACCTGCCTTTTAAGACAGACGGGGATATTCTAAAGGGAGTGCTGCACTTCCCAAGGGGTATCTCTAAAG AATGTCGGAATCTCATTCGTTGCTGCCTGGCCAGGCGGCCTGAGAATCGCCCATCCCTCGAGCAGATTCTGCTCCACCCCTGGATGGCGTGA
- the LOC138238418 gene encoding serine/threonine-protein kinase pim-3-like isoform X2, with product MNSNSLFRLDSSDGSLAGASSIPRENGRQESREGRRTKSSRSSEKKCGRSKRKMGESMEQDISCKRMKDSHGGHISACETISLSGSQSLVSESHEAGSEPPPAQDTPKRTPDPQCRESFDRLYMETYMLGAGGYGSVYAGFRKEDGLPKLEDKVSHFPLELVLLLIVGDDPVYPGVIKLLDWFELPDEYLLVQERPEPCQDLFAFTEERGGFLEEAEAQNFLQQLVNTLQHCHQRGVLHRDVKAENILVQIDTKRLKLLDFGCGCILNDSAKKHFRGTAEYTPPEWLRYGKYHGVPMTVWSLGIVLYDMICGDLPFKTDGDILKGVLHFPRGISKECRNLIRCCLARRPENRPSLEQILLHPWMA from the exons GATCCTTGGCAGGAGCTTCTTCCATACCGAGAGAGAATGGCAGACAGGAGAGCAGGGAGGGAAGAAGAACCAAGAGCAGCAGGAGCTCAGAAAAAAAGTGTGGCAGGTCAAAAAGAAAGATGGGTGAAAGCATGGAGCAAGATATCAGTTGTAAAAGGATGAAGGATTCACATGGAGGACACATTTCAGCATGTGAGACAATATCGCTTTCTGGCTCACAGAGTCTAGTCAGCGAAAGTCATGAGGCAGGTAGTGAACCTCCTCCTGCCCAGGACACTCCTAAGAGAACACCAGACCCACAATGTAGAG aaagttTTGACCGACTTTATATGGAAACATACATGTTAGGAGCTGGTGGATATGGCTCAGTCTATGCTGGATTCAGAAAAGAAGATGGACTTCCG aaactTGAGGATAAGgtgtcacatttccccctggaGCTGGTCCTGCTGTTGATAGTTGGCGATGACCCAGTGTACCCTGGAGTGATCAAACTGCTGGACTGGTTTGAGCTACCTGATGAGTATTTGCTGGTTCAGGAGCGGCCCGAGCCCTGCCAGGACCTTTTTGCCTTCACTGAGGAGCGGGGTGGCTTCTTGGAGGAGGCCGAAGCCCAGAActtcctgcagcagctggtCAACACCCTGCAGCACTGCCACCAGCGTGGAGTCCTGCACAGAGATGTCAAGGCAGAGAATATCCTTGTTCAGATAGACACCAAGAGGCTGAAATTGCTGGACTTTGGCTGTGGCTGTATTCTGAATGACTCTGCCAAAAAACATTTCCGAG GAACAGCTGAATACACACCTCCTGAGTGGCTTCGTTATGGAAAGTACCACGGTGTCCCAATGACTGTCTGGTCCCTAGGAATTGTACTTTATGACATGATCTGCGGAGACCTGCCTTTTAAGACAGACGGGGATATTCTAAAGGGAGTGCTGCACTTCCCAAGGGGTATCTCTAAAG AATGTCGGAATCTCATTCGTTGCTGCCTGGCCAGGCGGCCTGAGAATCGCCCATCCCTCGAGCAGATTCTGCTCCACCCCTGGATGGCGTGA